A stretch of DNA from Mucilaginibacter daejeonensis:
ACACGTTATCAATGTAGCCGAGTTCCTTATTATTGAAACTGCCGCTCTTTCGAAAAAGATCGCGGTAGCGTTTGTATTCGTTCACGAGATCGTACTGCTGTTCGATGACCTGGTTTACCCTTGGGTTATCCCGCACCGCCGGGCTGACTGCCAATAAACCTGTCAGGTAAACGTTGTGCAAATTGAAGTTGCCTTTCGATAGGTTCGAGATCGTACCATAGCCCTGCTGGTAGATCTGGTAACCCTTTTTCATATCCGAGAGGATAGCCTTGAACTGCGTCAGCTTTTCGATGTTGAGCGCTAACTGTTGCAGTTCATCGGCCTGGGCATTGGCTTTCATTGTTATGAGGAGGATGCTGCACAGAATGAGCAGGCAACCTTTCCATTTATTTATCGCTTCCATATAACTTCTTTATGGTGTTCACGTCCTTAAGCTCTTTATCCTTTTGCAAAGCATAGAGCCTGACCTCTTCGGTCATTGCTGCGGCAAAACGGTAGTTGTCCTGCATGTTGTCATACAGGCGGCCGATCTGCCGCAGGCGCTGCTCATCGCTCATTTCGGTTCGGTCGTTCTCCAGTATGATCTGTAGGTCGTGTAACTGGCCATCACAATCTTTCAGCAGCGCTGTGCAGGCATCTTTTACATGCTGCTTTTCCGTTTGGTTGAGCCCCCTGGTGGCTTTGGCCTTTGCGGTCTGTTCCAGTATTTCACGCTGCCAGCGCAGGATGGCTTTGACCTGCGGGTCGTTACTGACGACCGTGTTCACCGTTTTGAGGTTCGTATAATAGCTTTCATGCAGGCCATACTCTTTGCCGACATAACTACCGATAGAACCCAGCCCGCCTTTGGCGATGTTATAGCCTTTCATGGCGTACTGCTTGTACATCCACAGGGCTGAGATCTGCTGGAGCAGGTATTTGCGCTGCGTCTTTTTTTGATCGAACCATTCGGCGAACGTTTGTGCCTGCACGTGTTGCTTGCCGATGACCAGGGTCATGGCGGCAAAGGCCAGCAGACTTTTTGCCGCTTTTTTTAGCGTGCTGGCTTTGCGGTATGCTTTTTCAATGGAAGCCATAATATTGCTTGATGGTGTTCACTTCGTTCAGGTCCTTGCTGCGGTGCAAACTCAGGATCATGTTCTGGTTATTGTATTGCTTCAGGTCCCCATAGTTCTCATCGAGACGGTCACCCGCCTTGTTGATCATCTCCAGCCGCTGCTGGTCGGTCATCTGCGTTTTACCGGGGTTGATGGCGAGCATCACCTGGTCAAGGTTCTTGGCGCTGGCATCCAGTATGCCTAAATACACTTTCTGCATCTCGGCCAGTTCCTCCGGCTTGAAATGCTTATCGGCACCGAACAGCTTCCAGGCGCGCTGATATTCCCCGACGAGAGCGACCTGTTTCATACTGACCTCTTTGACCCGCTGGTAATAGGCGATGGCCGACTTGACCTTGCGCAGTTCTTTGTAATATTCATCATAGAGTTTGCGCTGCTTATCCGTCCAGTTGGAGATCTCATCCAACCGGAACTTGGCCAACTGGTTCTCGATCGTCTTTTGGGTGTTCTGCAACCAGATCGTTTTGTTCTGCAAGCGCTGCACCTGCAGGTCGATCGCTTTGATCACTTTTTTGATGATCGTGGTGATGATCTGGTACTGGGCATTGGCCTGGTAGGTGCCGAATGACAGTATTGCGGCGATCAGTAGTATTCTCAATGCTTTCATGGCGCTTTGGTGTAAATTGTGTGACCGATGATGACCTGATCCTCTTTGAACAGCACCGGCGGTGCGTTCTCGCTGTTGATCTGCCACGTTCGTGTTTTGTGTCCCTCTGGTAGCAGCTTACCCTTACGTATCTTTTGATAACCCGTTCGCCTGGTGATAAAATTGCCGTTTACGATGAGCGTATCATCGGCCACCGAGTATTCACCTTTCAGGTGGGCGGTATAGATACCGTCATGATTGGTTGTATTCTGGCAGGCGATTGCATTGATGGCGATGATCGCTATGATCACGATAATGAGGTACTTTTTCATGCGGCTTTCTCCTTTCCTTCTTTTTCTTCCTGCACGATGACCGAAATGGCTTTTTTGATATCGCCATACTTGGCCTGGCACTTTTTCACTTTGGCCTTCTCGCTCGATTCGGTGGTATAGGTCCAGTATTCCTCGCGGCTTACTTCCGTGCGGTACACGCGGGAGAGCTGGCCGTTCAGACTGATGAACACTTCCTTGTAGCGGTACCTCGGGTCGTTCGCGCGGTTCATGCTCATGATCATCGCCGTCTCCTTATCGGTGATGCCTAAGAGTTGCTGGATCTTCGGGAAATCGTTCTGGTACTTGCGTTGGTCGAGCAGGATCTTACAGTCACTGTTATTGATGATGGCCTGTTTGACCACGGGTGAACTGATGATATCCTCGATGTCCTGCGTCACCACCAATGCTTCGCCAAAATACTTACGCACCGTTTTGAACAGGTATTTGATGTATTCGGCCATGCCTTCCCTTGCGATCGCTTTCCAGGCCTCCTCGATCAGGATCATTTTTCGCGTCTCCTTGGGTAACTTGCGCATCTTGGAAACAAAGGTCTCCATGATGATGAGCGTCACCACCGGGAACAGGATCGGGTGATCTTTGATATTGTCCAGCTCGAACACGATAAAGCGACGTTGCAGCAGCTCGAGGTTTTCGGTGGCATTGAGCAAATAGTCATATTCCCCGCCTTTATAGTACGGCCGCAACACGAACAGCAGGTTATCGATGTCAAAGTGTTTATCTTTTACCTTGCTTTCCTTCATCGTTTCGTAGAACGGGCCTTTCAGGAACTCGTAGAACGTATCGAAGCAGGCAAAGCCATCCAGTTGCTCATAGTAATGGAACAGCGCATCGGAGATCGCGATGTATTCAGAGCGTTGCACGCCTTCATCCTCTTTTTTCCATAAGGCCAGGATCATGGCCTTGATGCTTTCCCGCTTTTCAGTATCGAGCGTATCGCCTTCACCTATATGGAAGGGATTGAAGCTGATCGGCTTTTGCTCACTGTAGGTGAAGTAATAGCCGCCCACGAACTCGCATAGGCCTTCATAACTATGGCCAACATCGACCAGTACGATATGGGCACCCTGTTCATAGTAGCTACGCAGCAGGTGGTTGGTGAAGAACGACTTTCCGCTGCCCGATGGGCCTAAGATGAACTTGTTGCGGTTGGTAGTGATACCGCTCTTCATCGGTTCATCGCTCAGGTCGACGTGAAGGGGCCTGCCGCTGAGGCGGTCACCCAGCCGTATCCCGCAGGGTGACACGCTGCTCCGGTAGTTGGTCTCCAGGTTGAGGAAACAGCAGGCCTGCTCAGCGAACGTATCAAAAGTATCGTTGATGGGCAGGTCTCCCGCGTTGCCGGGCAGACCAGCCCACCAGATCTGCGGCGCACCATCCGTTTCCTGTTTGGGCTGGGCGTCCAGTTGCGCCAACGCCGAACTGACCTTGTTCTTGACCTCTTTTTGTTCATTGAGGTCACTCGTCCAGGCAAGGATATTGAAATGGGCTTTGACCGGCAACCGTTGCTGGCTGATCGCCTCATTCAGGAACTCCTGTATGGCATCATGACCGATGGCATTCTCCCGCGAGTAACCGGCGAGCGAACGCAGCCTTAGCTTTTTCGCTTCGAGCGCTTTGATCGTTTTGGCCGCATCACCGATGATGAGGTACTGGTTATAGATGTGGTCACAATCCAGCAGCGCACCGACCGGTGTGGTAAAACCCGTGCTGAACTTGGTCTTGTCCGTGCTGTAGGCATCATAGGTGACCCTTGGCCCGCACAGGGCGGGCAGGTCGTTCACATCGGCCAGGGTAAAGAGCTGGCCGTGATCATCACCGATCCGTATACCGTCCTTCAGGTGAATGTCCCGCAGTAGCGGTTTGTCGGCATCGCCCAAGAGGAAACAGTATTGTTCCAGTATACCTGCCTTAATTTCTGTACCTGCAAGTTCATCATTGCTCAACCTTCGCAGTTCCACGAGGCCGCTGTCCTCCAGTACGCGCTTGAACTGCCCGGCCTGGTCGGTGAAGTCGCGGAAATGTTCGGCGCTTACGGCTTCTTTCGGGGTGATGTGCCTGCGCATCAGCGTGCTCATGGCGCTGCTCACGGGCCTATGGTTGTTGGGACGTTTGGTGAGCATCATCAGGCAGCGATGGTCGAGATACGGCCGCTCGTTGAAAAAACGCTCGCTGGCCTGGCTCAAAAAGGTGTGCTCACCAAATGCTGCTTTGTAACCTTTACTGGTAAAACGGTCCTGTTTATGGAAGATGCTGTGTTTCGGGAGAAGCCTCACCGCTTTCACCCAGGCCTGGTGAAAGGCCATGTATTCCTCGTTGGAAAGGGTGAACAGTTCGGGCAGGCGCACCTCGAAGGCAATGGTCACATCACCATGGACAGAGACCATCGCGTCATGCTCCACTTTACAGATCGGAAAGATGTGCTCAGCGCTTTTCATAAAAGATCCTCCTTGTGCTGAATTTGATGTAATTGGGTATTTGCCGTTTGGCGGCCATTTTCATCAGGCCGTGCTCGCCATACTTATGACTGAGTTGGAAGACCTTATAGAACAATGCACTGCCCGATCCCAATATGACCGACAGGCAGATGTATATCTTGATGCCGGCCAAGTATAGGACCGTGAATAAAAGCAACAATAGCACTAAGCCTATACCCAGGTACATGATGTATTGAGCCTGAAGTCCCTTGAACTCGACAGGCCTGTTGATACCTTTATTGATCGCGTACATAAGCTGATATTTAAACGCCAAAGAATGACTTGAGAATGGTGGAGACGACGACCAAAAAGATGCAACCACCGAACCAGGCAGACGCCACCTTCCCGGTATCACCGTCACCATCCTGAAATTTCTTGTAGACCTTTACGGCACCGACCAACCCGATGATCGCGCCTATGGCGTACATCAGACTTGTGCCACCTTCAAAATAGCCTTTGACCTGGCCGGTCGCTTCATTGATACCCGCGTTGCCGTCCTGGGCATATAGGGGAAAGGTAAATGTGAGCAGCAAAAGCGTGATCACTGAGCTCCTCAGATTATCGTACCGGGAGATCTTTTTTTTAATTTCTTTGATCTTCATGATCTTGGGTTAAATGGTTACAGATAATGTTAATTGGTTTGTTCGTGAAATTCAGCGACCGTAACGGGGAAAGGGAGTTTGGACCGGGCCAGCCCAGCTATCTGTTCAATGGAACTTCGAAGGTCAATAGCTGCGAGACAACGTTCATAAGGGCCGACCAAGATCCTAAAGAGTGTGAGGAATCCTTCTTTGTCGTTGGTCTCCCGAAACGCATCAATTAGTTCGTTCGCCTGCTGATAAAGGCCTTGACCGGCTGAAGGGGGCTGATCTTTGTTCTGGTGAGTAGTGGGAGAGGTATCCCTCTTTTCGATAAGCTCATCGACTGGGGCGAATCGCAGTTCTTCCTGATCGACAAAACTGACATCTGCGCTGTCCCGAGCATCGCCCAGTACATGACCGGTCGGGCGTGGGGAGGGAGTGTCGGCGTCCGGAGGCGATCGACGCTTACTTTGAAAAGCCTTGAAAAAAGCCTCCCGATAATAGCGGGCAATGACATAAAGATAATAAAGCCCTGCAATAATGATAACGGCTGCAAAATATTGCTGCCAGGATACGTTAGACAACATGATACTTTACTTTAAAGGTCATCTGCACCATGCAGCGACCGGTAAAGCAAAGGTTGGGTCATTCGGATCATTTTATTCACACCTCATGTAGAGGTGATGTGTTTTTTTATGAGTACTGGCATGTCTCGTGCGTCAGAACTAAAAATTCATAGAGCTTTGACCATGGGCATCATGGTCGAACTTCTCATCGATCCTCCTCAACAGCGAGATCTTCAATTTATCGAGGAAAGCCGTGCGGTCCTTCTTCCGGCGGGTGATATCCGTGTATTTGTGATAATAGGCACCGAGTTCAATGTGGAAAACCATTTGGAAACAGTTCACCACCGAACGGATCTCTACATTACCGTTATTGAATACACCCGCAGCTACAAGCGCATAGATCAGCTCGATGAGGTCGGTCTTGTTAAAGGTCCAGGTCAAGGGTAGTTCCATATCTTGCTCTGTACGGGCTTCGTCCGGATTGTTGATCCTGATCAGTTCTGTGTTCAGAAACTCCTGGTATCGTTCGTTGGCAATGATATTTGACAACTTATAATCGTGGCTGGTGGAATAGATCTCATCCTCTTCGAATTTTTCCAGTTCCACATGCACATCGAAGCCACCCCTGGTAAAATAGACCCGATCCATCAGCGTTGAGCCTGAACGATAATATTGATAAAAAGCTGCGTTATGGTCGAAATACCGTTTAAGGTCGGCCAGTTCCGAGTAGATATATTCCTTGAGGTGATCTTCGGCCCCGGTAGGGCGTTTCATCAGGAAATTATAAACGCTGATAAAATAGATGTACTTGCTGTAAAAACGAGGCTTTACGACCTTAAAGAACTCGATCTCTTCATCGGTGTCCTGAAATACATAACTGGAAATGTAATTCTTAAGTTTTGCCATCGCTTTTTTACAAATCATGATAGAGCTTTTATAACGGGAGGCGAGAGACTCCCCATTCCCCGAGAGCTCATTCAACTCATTTTCCAGGGCAGTAAAAAGTCGGTCAGCTATCGTATGCATAAAGTGAAAAGGTATGTACTGTTAACTTTTACGCAATACTAAAGATAGGCGTTACCACATGTTTATCGAAAATTAACGTTTTGATGCATTATTATTAATATTTGAATTTGACGATATTTCTTATGGATCAATTTGCTAAAGTATTGATCAGTTGATGGATATCATCGCGTATCTGTTGGTAGCAGGATAGGATCAAGTCTGGATCAGCAGGTCTGACAGGAGGGATGTCCTGATAATTACGCTCTTCCTCGGCGATCGCCTGATGATCGTTCTGTATCTCATTATGGAAAACTTTATGTTCGATCTTTACGGTAGGGTCATCAGCGACCATACCCACGAAGTGTCCAGATGACAGGCCTGCGATCTTAGAAGGAGGGATGGCGAGATCAAGTTGGGTCGAACGGCTAACTGAGGTGTCGCTGCTGTTGATCGATACGCTCTCTTTTTGTTGGTTGATCTTTCCGAAACGCTCTGAGAGTTGCTTGGCTGTATCACCGGACACCTGTCCGCTGATCACATTGCCGACAATATTCATAATGACCTCTGCCTGATCCCGGCCATATTCTTTTTTAAGCTGACTATGGTCCTGTACAGCTAGTGTGACCGCCACTCTATTGGACCTGGCCGTGGCGATCAGGTTATCGATACCGTTAAAGTAAATGGTCGGGAACTCATCAAAGATCAAACTGCATTTTTGACGGCCTTTCTGGTTCACCAGCTTATTGATGCGGTTGATGTATAGGGATAGAACCGCACCGTTGACCTGTGCTTTCTGCGGGTCATTCGCCAGGCATACGATCTTTGGTGCTTGCGGGTCGTTAATATCCAACGATAGGTCATTCCCACTCAGAACATAGTAAAGTTGTGGCGATGATAATCGCGCCAGACTGATCTTTGCACTTGCGATCTGACCTTCCAGTTGATCGAACGCTTCGTTCTTCCAGGCCGAGATAAAAGGGTCGATCAAGGCCTGGATCTGGGGTTCCTTTGATAGTAGGGTAAAAAGCTCGTGATAATCAGCCTGCGCCAGTTCGATAACGTGGGGCAAGGTACAAAAGCGCCCGTTCTCATATTTCCTAAGGAACCACATGATAGCCGTCACGAAGTTGATAGGCGACTCGACGAAGAAATCACCCTGCTTCTTGATCCATTCCCGGTTCAAGCCGAGCATAATGGTCCGGCTGGCATCTAATGCATCGGTAATGTCCAGCATCGTTTCGGGCCCTAAGGGATTTGCCCGATGCATGGCCTTTTCGAGGTCGATCACATACAGAGATGGCCTGACCGGGTAGAGATGACCATATCGCAAAAGGGTGTTGTAAACGATCTTGGTCAGGTCGTCATATTTGAAGTCATATACGAGCATGGAGAATCCTTTTCTGATATGCTGAGTGATGATGTGCCTGATCACAAAATATGACTTACCCGAGCCTGGGCTGCCACAGATCAAGGTACCTCGAAAAGGGTTGATGATATTGATCCAGCTTTTGCGGACCTTGCCTTTGAGCCTATACATGGCAGGCAGGTTCACTGAATACTCATTCTCCAGCAATCGTTCCTCCTGAGGGAAGGTCTCATTCTCCAAGTTGAACACATCCTCGCCCGATCTCAACTTCAATCTTCTGAACAATAAACTCAGACCTGAGAGCAGGAGGAGATACCCCACCATGGTCAAACCTATATACAGTATAGCTTTGAAACCTGTATCAAGCCTGGTGTCCAATACAAAACCACTTAACCAAAAGAGCAAAAGCCCGGTAAGACAATACGTGATGATCGTTCCAAGGCAGATCTTCTCGTCTTTTTTGCCTTTGCTTCCCAGCAACGAGATTAGTAATGTGATCAGGCTTCCTGCCTTGGCCCAAAGCATACTTTGAAAGATGAACAACTGCGAGACCGGGAGCAGCAGCCTGTTCACGATGGTTACGCTGAGGCCCCAGCTCCGAAATGTGGTGAAGCAGCATAAATAGAAATGGATAAATAGGATAGCCAGGCTGATGAACCTTGTAAGGTCGATGACCTTTCGTAAAGCCTGTTCGTTCTCACCGGTTTGCATGATTTCATTATTTAAAGTGAATGACCTCTGCGCTTTTTCTTACGCTTTCTTTGCTGGGTATCTCCAATAGTGTCCGTACGTTCTCTTTCTCCCTGAAAAAGGACCTCGATAGCCGACCGGTCATCATAGTGTTGCCCATCATCGCTCACCAAGGATGATCTTATAGATAGATCTGTACGTAACACCATAGTTTGCTGGGGCAGAATCGCCGGATCAGTTCTCTGCGCAAAATGTTGAGAGAGACCGTTAGCGCTGTGTTCTTTGCATAGATCGCTGCCATTGAATACCGCCTTAATGTGATGATCAACGAAAGTGACGCCATACAGCCTGCCATCGTTGCTGTGTCTGAAGATGGCATCGATATTTTGATCCTTCAACTTCACCTGAAATTCAGCTGTCGTATTTGAGTTAGCAAGTACCTTGTCAATTCGATCTCTTAGTTCTACCCTAAGAACTTTTCTCAGTACCTCATTCAAGGTAAACCGCCCCTCAAGAGTTCTGATCGTTGGCTTGCCATAAATGCTACTGGCCTTAATGGGGACGCCGATCTTACCACCTTTAACATCTAAAGCCCAATAGACCAACCCGTTCTTCTCGAACATCTTCGATTCTTTGCCACCTCGGTCAGCGGTCACATTGAAGGTGTTCAGTACAGCATTCAATTCAGGAAGGCTGGTAAACTTGTAGGTGCGCAACACCTCGTTGACCACATTGGTTATTGCCCGTTTAGTTTCTGACCGACCATAGGTGACCTGCTCCAGGGATAGGGAGGGGAAAAGCTTTTGATCTTTCCTCTGATCTTCTGCCTTGATCAGTCCAAAATCTTTCTCTACCTTTTTTCTAGATAGCTCTGACGCCTTATTCGCCAGCAAATGAAAACTGATCCTATCTCCGTCCGGTCTGATATTCGTCGAAACGATATGGAGGTGCGGATGACCGGCATCGTAGTGCTGATAGACCAAATAGGGCTGCCTGCCAAACCCTAAACCTTCCATGTACTCATTTGCTATCTGCTGCAACGTTCCCTGACCTAAATTTTCGCCCATGGCAAAGTTCAACGAGACATGCAGCGCGTTGACCTGCGTACGTTCGTTCCTTCTGGTCAGGTCTGTCAACCGCTCGACCTTGTTATCAAAAGTGAGGTCACACGGTTCCTTCAGATAGCCCTGAGCCATGATCAGTTCTGCCTTTCCCGAACACACTTTGTGTTCGTTATAATTTATTGCGCCGACGATACATCGTCCGGTCTTAATTTTTGCGACCATAGTTCTGAAAAGTTTTGCATCCGCTCTTTGATCTGGGCAATGGCCGGGTCTACTTTGGTCCCGATGATCGACATCAAGGTCAGCCAGAGCCGGTTGTCGGCCGAACCATGTGCAGCGTTGATCTGCCGGACAGCTTGATTCAAACTATTGCCAATGGCATTGAGCTCCCTGCGTAATAATGAAAGCTCCTCCAGCATGTCATCCATAGAGCGGTCGCGATAGTTGACCGTCACCGGTCTCTCCAAAAGAACGCACCGAATGTACTCGCTCATTTTGCGGAAGCGTGTCTTTTTGAAACGCCGGTCGATCAGCAGGAACTCACCTGGTTTGAACCTTGTCGTGATCTTTCGTTCACGGTTCTCTTGTTCATTTTCCATACCACTCGTCATTTAAATGGACCGACTTCGGAGGATCATTGCCAAGCCCCCAGGACCGACTTTGGAGGGGAGGGCAAGATCCCGTTGTCGGACAACGGTTTATCTTGCTGATCGCGAAAAAGTGCGATCTCGGCCTTCTACAAAGTCCTCGATCCGGATTTGTTAAACTTAATACGACACACCGTAAAATGACGACTGTCGTAATCTGCGTTTGGCTTCCTGCCGATGGTTGTAGATCCATTCAGCTGCACAGACTTTCCAATTGTAAATGGTGCCGCCGGTCGGAGTCTTCCATCCGCGAGCCTGATGCTCGTTGAAGAATTCATCCGTCAATTCACCTTCGCCTTTTTGGTCAAAATAGATGTGCAAAACGTCCTTGTCAGGTGGCATGGTCGTCCCCATGCCGTCGTGAATTTGCAGGGTATGTTTGCTGCTTTGCCTGACCTCATTCGGCTGCCTTGGCAAAGTGCGTTTGGCTTTGCGTTTCATGCCATCTTGATTTGATCGTTCAACTTGCCGGAGCCCATCAGCTTTTCGATTTCCTCGGAATTGTAATAGGTGATACCACCCAGTTTTTTGAAAGGGATCAGGCCCTTGTCCCGAAGATATTGCAGTTTGCTTTCGGACAGGCGGAGCATTTTTTTGATCTCAAAAGCTTTTAGCCAATGGTGGCCAGGCTGACCAGGTTGTTCTTTCAGTAGCTTTTTAATATCGACAATTAGCTGTTGCTTAAAGTCGAGTAAGTCCTGAACCGTGATCAGCTGATTACGGTTAACTTTAAGAAAGTCCTGTGGGATTTCATTATGATCTGCCATAGCTTAAAATTTAGCGACAGCAAATGTGAAGAAGTGCAAAATAAATTTATCACACCTCATGTACGAGGTAGGGTATTTTATAGCTAAATAGGGGATGGAATTTAAATGTGAAAGCTTGATAATGTTCAGTTATCCATTATTGACCTATCTAGGTAAGTTTGATTATAGTGGTCTATTAATTAAAGATAAATTCCGCAGTTTGACTTGGGTGGCATTTGGTTGTATTAATGAAGGGCTGAATCGAATGGGATTAAGCTTGTGATTAAACAACGTCTGCAACGATTGTAAAATGGATATTTCAATTTAGAAACAACTGTGATATTTATATTCCGGTGGTGGCTTGATTTGCCTCGAACCATTTGCCCTAATAATAAACTTTGCACGAAAATTAACACAGAGATTATCAACCATTATTTGAGATTTACTAATGGATTTAGTATATTTATTTGTGATTGAGGCGGTTAAAAATCGGGCCTTATTATACCATTCAATAAATTAATAAATTTGCATATGGAAATGACATTAATGCCTACCAAACCGGGACAGATAGTATAAATTATTTCCGATGTTCCGGATCTTGAATCTTCTGACGTTTACATCGTTTCTGAAGACCCTATAGATATCGCCGATGACGATGATGTGCTTATCGTACGTCTTAACGAACTTCAGCGTAATATTCGTAATCCGGAAAAAGCGGAAAGGATTTCCGTAAAAAAAGACCAGTTAGTGGTGGTCAGCGAGGACCTTGCCAGCCACATTCAGTCATGGAACGATAAAGGAAATTAAAGTATCAGCAAATGAGTTTTTGAAGAAATAATGCCTATCCCTTCATTAAGGTTATAGAAATTAGTGAAGATGAATTTATCCTGTTACTGAACGGGCTCGACCGGGAAGACATTATCGAGTGGCTGATGTAGAATGATCCTAACGGCATTTACAGTGATGAGCAATTTCTAATAGAATTTGGCAATGTAATGCCCAGAGACGAAGGAAATGAAATAATGCTGCGCCACGCAGAAGAAAACAAAGTGGTAAAAATTTAAAAGTTACAGGTATGATCACATGCATTGGAACGTTGGAGGATGTGAAAATTTTCGTCAAACAATTGGTTAAAGAAGGATTAAACTATCATCCCGATGATGATTTTAGTCAATATATCAATATTCAGACTGACAAGCCAACCTACTCTCCGGAACAAGCCTCCCTTAGAAATAAATTAAATATTCAGTGCTTTAATGTCTGCGAGGTTCTAGGGATAGATATTTATGATGTAGCTCAGGAGGTATTTCTGATGAAAACAGGGCTGGATAAATACATCCCTTTGCCATCACAGGTTTCCTGACCTGTTTTGGCACCTTAGTTGCCTGATAGAAGATATGAGCGATGTTCATTCCAAAGAAACACGAAGTTTCAATATGTCGCGTATCCGCGGCAAAGATACGAAACCCGAATTACTCGTAAGAAAATTCCTGTTTGCGGCAGGTTTCCGTTATAGGCTGCATGACAAAAAACTTCCCGGAAAACCCGATATAGTAT
This window harbors:
- the mobC gene encoding conjugal transfer protein MobC: MQTGENEQALRKVIDLTRFISLAILFIHFYLCCFTTFRSWGLSVTIVNRLLLPVSQLFIFQSMLWAKAGSLITLLISLLGSKGKKDEKICLGTIITYCLTGLLLFWLSGFVLDTRLDTGFKAILYIGLTMVGYLLLLSGLSLLFRRLKLRSGEDVFNLENETFPQEERLLENEYSVNLPAMYRLKGKVRKSWINIINPFRGTLICGSPGSGKSYFVIRHIITQHIRKGFSMLVYDFKYDDLTKIVYNTLLRYGHLYPVRPSLYVIDLEKAMHRANPLGPETMLDITDALDASRTIMLGLNREWIKKQGDFFVESPINFVTAIMWFLRKYENGRFCTLPHVIELAQADYHELFTLLSKEPQIQALIDPFISAWKNEAFDQLEGQIASAKISLARLSSPQLYYVLSGNDLSLDINDPQAPKIVCLANDPQKAQVNGAVLSLYINRINKLVNQKGRQKCSLIFDEFPTIYFNGIDNLIATARSNRVAVTLAVQDHSQLKKEYGRDQAEVIMNIVGNVISGQVSGDTAKQLSERFGKINQQKESVSINSSDTSVSRSTQLDLAIPPSKIAGLSSGHFVGMVADDPTVKIEHKVFHNEIQNDHQAIAEEERNYQDIPPVRPADPDLILSCYQQIRDDIHQLINTLAN
- a CDS encoding conjugal transfer protein TraI, with translation MKALRILLIAAILSFGTYQANAQYQIITTIIKKVIKAIDLQVQRLQNKTIWLQNTQKTIENQLAKFRLDEISNWTDKQRKLYDEYYKELRKVKSAIAYYQRVKEVSMKQVALVGEYQRAWKLFGADKHFKPEELAEMQKVYLGILDASAKNLDQVMLAINPGKTQMTDQQRLEMINKAGDRLDENYGDLKQYNNQNMILSLHRSKDLNEVNTIKQYYGFH
- a CDS encoding DUF4134 domain-containing protein, producing the protein MKIKEIKKKISRYDNLRSSVITLLLLTFTFPLYAQDGNAGINEATGQVKGYFEGGTSLMYAIGAIIGLVGAVKVYKKFQDGDGDTGKVASAWFGGCIFLVVVSTILKSFFGV
- a CDS encoding RteC domain-containing protein; this encodes MAKLKNYISSYVFQDTDEEIEFFKVVKPRFYSKYIYFISVYNFLMKRPTGAEDHLKEYIYSELADLKRYFDHNAAFYQYYRSGSTLMDRVYFTRGGFDVHVELEKFEEDEIYSTSHDYKLSNIIANERYQEFLNTELIRINNPDEARTEQDMELPLTWTFNKTDLIELIYALVAAGVFNNGNVEIRSVVNCFQMVFHIELGAYYHKYTDITRRKKDRTAFLDKLKISLLRRIDEKFDHDAHGQSSMNF
- a CDS encoding TerB family tellurite resistance protein, with product MEAINKWKGCLLILCSILLITMKANAQADELQQLALNIEKLTQFKAILSDMKKGYQIYQQGYGTISNLSKGNFNLHNVYLTGLLAVSPAVRDNPRVNQVIEQQYDLVNEYKRYRDLFRKSGSFNNKELGYIDNVFDQLVKQSNNNVDDLGSVMKANELRMTDDDRLRAIDRIYTNSTEQLQFLRWFNRKAVMLSLGRSKDLNDTRTLKQLYGIQ
- a CDS encoding TraG family conjugative transposon ATPase — its product is MKSAEHIFPICKVEHDAMVSVHGDVTIAFEVRLPELFTLSNEEYMAFHQAWVKAVRLLPKHSIFHKQDRFTSKGYKAAFGEHTFLSQASERFFNERPYLDHRCLMMLTKRPNNHRPVSSAMSTLMRRHITPKEAVSAEHFRDFTDQAGQFKRVLEDSGLVELRRLSNDELAGTEIKAGILEQYCFLLGDADKPLLRDIHLKDGIRIGDDHGQLFTLADVNDLPALCGPRVTYDAYSTDKTKFSTGFTTPVGALLDCDHIYNQYLIIGDAAKTIKALEAKKLRLRSLAGYSRENAIGHDAIQEFLNEAISQQRLPVKAHFNILAWTSDLNEQKEVKNKVSSALAQLDAQPKQETDGAPQIWWAGLPGNAGDLPINDTFDTFAEQACCFLNLETNYRSSVSPCGIRLGDRLSGRPLHVDLSDEPMKSGITTNRNKFILGPSGSGKSFFTNHLLRSYYEQGAHIVLVDVGHSYEGLCEFVGGYYFTYSEQKPISFNPFHIGEGDTLDTEKRESIKAMILALWKKEDEGVQRSEYIAISDALFHYYEQLDGFACFDTFYEFLKGPFYETMKESKVKDKHFDIDNLLFVLRPYYKGGEYDYLLNATENLELLQRRFIVFELDNIKDHPILFPVVTLIIMETFVSKMRKLPKETRKMILIEEAWKAIAREGMAEYIKYLFKTVRKYFGEALVVTQDIEDIISSPVVKQAIINNSDCKILLDQRKYQNDFPKIQQLLGITDKETAMIMSMNRANDPRYRYKEVFISLNGQLSRVYRTEVSREEYWTYTTESSEKAKVKKCQAKYGDIKKAISVIVQEEKEGKEKAA
- a CDS encoding DUF4133 domain-containing protein, whose protein sequence is MYAINKGINRPVEFKGLQAQYIMYLGIGLVLLLLLFTVLYLAGIKIYICLSVILGSGSALFYKVFQLSHKYGEHGLMKMAAKRQIPNYIKFSTRRIFYEKR
- a CDS encoding relaxase/mobilization nuclease domain-containing protein → MCSGKAELIMAQGYLKEPCDLTFDNKVERLTDLTRRNERTQVNALHVSLNFAMGENLGQGTLQQIANEYMEGLGFGRQPYLVYQHYDAGHPHLHIVSTNIRPDGDRISFHLLANKASELSRKKVEKDFGLIKAEDQRKDQKLFPSLSLEQVTYGRSETKRAITNVVNEVLRTYKFTSLPELNAVLNTFNVTADRGGKESKMFEKNGLVYWALDVKGGKIGVPIKASSIYGKPTIRTLEGRFTLNEVLRKVLRVELRDRIDKVLANSNTTAEFQVKLKDQNIDAIFRHSNDGRLYGVTFVDHHIKAVFNGSDLCKEHSANGLSQHFAQRTDPAILPQQTMVLRTDLSIRSSLVSDDGQHYDDRSAIEVLFQGERERTDTIGDTQQRKRKKKRRGHSL